Within Acidobacteriota bacterium, the genomic segment TCCCGCCCAAGGAACGCTGGGACGATTGGGTCGAGCTGGACTCCCGCGCCTGGCCGCGGCGGGTGGAGAAGCGCAGCATGTTGGTGCCCACCACCTGCTTCAACTGCGAATCCGCCTGCGGCCTGCTGGCCTACGTCGACCGGCAGACCCTGGAGGTGCGCAAATTCGAGGGCAATCCGGAGCACCCCGGATCCCGCGGCCGCAACTGCGCCAAGGGCCCGGCGACGGCCACCCAGCTCACCGACCCCGACCGCATCCTCCAACCCCTGAAGCGGGTGGGAGCTCGCGGCGAAGGACGCTGGCAGCCGGTGAGTTGGGACGAGGTATTGGACGATCTGGCGGCGCGGCTGCGCAAAGCGCTGGAAGAACAGCGCCATGACGAGATCATGTATCACGTCGGGCGCCCCGGAGAGGACGGTTTCACCGAGCGCCTGCTCGCCGCCTGGGGGGTCGACGGCCACAACTCCCACACCAACATCTGCTCCTCCGGCGCCCGCGCCGGCTATCAGCTGTGGTCCGGCATGGACCGGCCGAGCCCGGATCACGCCCGGGCGCGGGTAATCTTCCTGGTCAGCGCCCACCTGGAGACCGGCCACTACTTCAACCCCCATGCCCAGCGCATCCTGGAGGCGAAGAAGAACGGCGCCAAGCTGGTGGTCCTCGATACCCGGCTGTCCAATACCGCCACCCACGCCGACTACTGGCTGGCGCCCCAGCCCGGTTCGGAGGCCGCCATCCACCTGGCCATCGCCTCCTACCTGGTGCGCAGCCGCCGTTACGACCGCGACTTCGTGCGCCGGTGGTGGAATTGGCGCGAATACCTACAGCAGGTGCACCCCGACCTCCCCGCCACCTTCGACAGCTTCGAACGCATGTTGGAAGCGGAGTACGAGGGCTACACCTTCGACTTCGCCGCCCGGGAGTCCGGCGTCGACGCCGCCGTCCTGGGGGAGGTGGCGGAGGTGGTGGCCGGCGCCGGCAGCCGCCTGGCCACCCACAACTGGCGCAGCGCCGCCGCCGGCAACGAGGGAGGCTGGCAGGTTTCCCGCACCCTCTTCCTGCTCAACGCCCTGATGGGCGCCGTCGCCGTCCCCGGCGGCACCTACCCCAACGCGTGGAATAAATTCGTCCCCCGGCCCATCCGCCTGCCCCGCCATCCGGAGCATTGGAACGGCCTCACCTGGCCGGTGGAGTTCCCCCTGGCGATGAACGAAATGTCCTTCCTCCTCCCCCACCTGGTGAAGGAGGGTCGGGGCAAGCTGGACGTCTACTTCACCCGCGTCTACAACCCGGTGTGGACCAACCCCGACGGATTCTCCTGGATCGAGATGCTCACCGACGAGGAAAAGGTGGGCCTGCACGTCGCCCTCACCCCCACCTGGAACGAGAGCGCCTACTTCGCTGACTATGTCCTACCCATGGGCCACTCCTCGGAGCGCCACGACCTGCACTCCTACGAGACCCACGACGGCCAATGGATCGGCTTCCGCCAGCCGGTGCTGCGGGCCGCCCGGGAACGGCTGGGGGAGACCATCACCGACACCCGCCAGGTCAATCCCGGTGAGGTCTGGGAGGAAAACGAATTCTGGCTCGAGCTCTCCTGGCGCATGGACCCCGACGGCGCCCTCGGCATCCGCCCCTTCGTCGAGTCCGCACAGCGGCCCGGGGAGCGCTTGACGGTGGACGAATACTACGGCTACATCTTCGAAAACTCGGTCCCCGGACTGCCGGAGAAGGCCGCTGCGGAGGGTCTGACGCCGCTCCAATACATGCGCCGCTACGGCGCCTTCGAGGTCGACCAGGAGATCGGC encodes:
- a CDS encoding molybdopterin-dependent oxidoreductase, with the protein product MSQQRPDLKDLEGRLSAARQATEARGETFYPGPSRVHLASFPPKERWDDWVELDSRAWPRRVEKRSMLVPTTCFNCESACGLLAYVDRQTLEVRKFEGNPEHPGSRGRNCAKGPATATQLTDPDRILQPLKRVGARGEGRWQPVSWDEVLDDLAARLRKALEEQRHDEIMYHVGRPGEDGFTERLLAAWGVDGHNSHTNICSSGARAGYQLWSGMDRPSPDHARARVIFLVSAHLETGHYFNPHAQRILEAKKNGAKLVVLDTRLSNTATHADYWLAPQPGSEAAIHLAIASYLVRSRRYDRDFVRRWWNWREYLQQVHPDLPATFDSFERMLEAEYEGYTFDFAARESGVDAAVLGEVAEVVAGAGSRLATHNWRSAAAGNEGGWQVSRTLFLLNALMGAVAVPGGTYPNAWNKFVPRPIRLPRHPEHWNGLTWPVEFPLAMNEMSFLLPHLVKEGRGKLDVYFTRVYNPVWTNPDGFSWIEMLTDEEKVGLHVALTPTWNESAYFADYVLPMGHSSERHDLHSYETHDGQWIGFRQPVLRAARERLGETITDTRQVNPGEVWEENEFWLELSWRMDPDGALGIRPFVESAQRPGERLTVDEYYGYIFENSVPGLPEKAAAEGLTPLQYMRRYGAFEVDQEIGPKFLQPVPAEELEDVAENDLGRVYTRGPAPDKINMAPTGAPAGDAEGRRPVGVRVEGQVLRGFPTPSGLLEFYSSTLAGWGWPELAVPTYLRSHVHPETMAADQRVLISTFRLPVHIHTRSANAKWLDEIAHTNPLWLHPRDAEPLGVGTGDLVRVETEIGHFVVKAWVTEGIRPGVVACSHHMGRWKIHDQGQRQLMATVGLERQGSRYSLRQSRGSGPYPSSDPDTSRIWWTDVGVHQNLTFPVHPDPISGMHCWHQAVRLTKAGPDDAYGDIAVDVEASHRVYREWLEKTRSAAEHSPDGTRRPHWLMRPVKPVKEAYRLPDPVRR